A genomic window from Punica granatum isolate Tunisia-2019 chromosome 2, ASM765513v2, whole genome shotgun sequence includes:
- the LOC116193782 gene encoding glycine cleavage system H protein 2, mitochondrial-like — MASRLMWASRAASRLRVSVFSRGLATVPKDLKYADSHEWVKVEGNSATVGITDHAQDHLGDVVYVELPEEGSTVAQGNGFGAVESVKATSDIISPVSGKVIEVNEELSDSPGLVNSSPYEKGWIIKVELSDSSEVEKLMDSDKYCKFCEEEDAAH, encoded by the exons ATGGCTTCAAGGTTGATGTGGGCTTCAAGGGCAGCTTCTCGCCTGAGGGTCTCCGTCTTCAGCAGAGGCCTTGCTACCG TTCCCAAGGACCTTAAGTATGCTGACTCTCATGAGTGGGTAAAAGTCGAGGGCAATTCTGCAACTGTTGGCATAACTGACCATGCCCAGGACCATCTGGGGGATGTCGTCTATGTTGAATTACCAGAAGAGGGGTCCACCGTGGCACAGGGCAACGGCTTCGGGGCCGTTGAGAGTGTCAAGGCCACCAGTGATATCATCTCCCCTGTTTCAGGAAAGGTTATTGAAGTCAACGAGGAGCTCAGTGACTCTCCTGGACTC GTCAACTCAAGCCCCTACGAGAAGGGATGGATTATAAAGGTGGAGCTGAGCGATTCAAGTGAAGTGGAGAAGTTGATGGACTCAGACAAGTACTGCAAGTtctgtgaagaagaagatgcagCCCATTGA
- the LOC116193870 gene encoding uncharacterized protein LOC116193870, protein MAILCSISPSSSTSHPHLPSSSLSRSFFRLPQSSASSRCRLRRPIAAAQLCPQETTHRIDKSLVQISEAMTEDELWAAACLRVRSFYEFDPATFRVQDHRRYLAEREFEALKERVAGKREGFRRVSCINATLPLSHVLNTSDDLCASCKFTESGEERVVVGSLDLNNCHHLPDEIAGKKPEGIGADFARAYISNVCVAKELHRNGLGYALIAKSKIVAEKWGISDLYVHVAVNNIPAKNLYMKGGFIFESDEPAWQARFLDRPRRILLWTSLPVKYEL, encoded by the exons ATGGCAATCCTCTGCTCAATCTCTCCATCTTCTTCCACTTCCCACCCTCATCTCccttcctcctctctctcccgcTCCTTTTTCCGGTTGCCCCAGTCCTCCGCATCCTCTCGCTGCCGCCTACGCCGGCCAATCGCGGCCGCGCAATTATGCCCCCAGGAGACCACCCACCGCATCGACAAGTCGCTGGTTCAAATATCGGAGGCTATGACAGAGGACGAGCTGTGGGCTGCCGCCTGCCTCCGCGTCCGCAGTTTCTACGAATTCGACCCCGCCACTTTCCGCGTCCAA GATCATAGAAGGTACTTGGCTGAGCGTGAATTTGAAGCACTCAAAGAGCGTGTTGCTGGGAAGAGAGAGGGTTTCAGAAGGGTGTCTTGCATAAATGCTACTCTTCCTTTGTCGCATGTTCTGAATACTTCCGATGATTTATGTGCCTCCTGTAAG TTTACAGAAAGTGGAGAGGAACGAGTAGTTGTTGGATCACTTGATCTTAACAATTGCCATCATCTTCCCGATGAAATTGCTGGAAAGAAACCCGAG GGGATTGGAGCTGATTTTGCGAGGGCATACATAAGTAATGTATGTGTTGCCAAGGAGCTGCACAGAAATGGGCTGGGTTATGCTCTCATTGCAAAATCAAAGATTGTCGCTGAAAAATGGG GAATAAGTGATTTGTATGTCCATGTCGCCGTGAACAACATACCAGCTAAGAACTTGTACATGAAGGGCGGGTTCATCTTCGAGAGTGACGAACCTGCATGGCAAGCCAGATTTCTTGATCGCCCTCGCAGAATTCTCCTGTGGACCTCTCTGCCGGTCAAATATGAATTGTGA